A DNA window from Ranitomeya imitator isolate aRanImi1 chromosome 2, aRanImi1.pri, whole genome shotgun sequence contains the following coding sequences:
- the LOC138665427 gene encoding uncharacterized protein: MSNRVEFIRDFIEIYQSFPCLWKIKSPEYCNREKRREGYLQLIELYNRQAPDEAANEAVIKKKIQALRTVWRKELNKVLQTTRSGASTEEVYVPKLWYFEHLNFLRDQEVPRTSTCLRLLAPVEPIVSENHAEQESQGQQDDSAQESTLDCSQDCTTTDLVEAAPARTQSRQGPRKRKATSDASNELLSLAKKVLTRNVSPALEGFGHYVVDKLAKMDDNQRILAERLILEAVNKGTDGDLDKNTCLVSSRPIQRTEPSNFNGWSQGQTSMRHNPHVSHFGQPPPNNSYTPIPLHMASPIRHQNFQPEQSSYHNL; encoded by the exons atgtcaaatcgtgtggagttcatcagggatttcatcgagatttatcagtcttttccctgcctctggaaaataaaatctcctgagtattgtaacagggaaaagaggagggagggttacttacagctcattgagctttacaatcgtcaggcaccagatgaggcagctaacgaagcagttattaaaaagaaaatccaggcgctccgcacggtctggaggaaggagctgaacaaggttcttcagactacaaggtccggagcttccactgaagaagtttatgtgccaaaactgtggtattttgagcatcttaattttctgagggaccaagaggtgccacggacttcaacgtgtcttcgattgttggcacctgtggaaccaatagtttcggagaaccacgccgagcaggagtcacaagggcaacaa gatgacagtgcgcaggagagtacactagactgttcacaggactgcacaacaacagatctagtggaggctgcacctgccaggactcaatcgaggcaaggtccaagaaaacggaaagccacctcagacgcctcaaatgaactattgagcctggcaaagaaggtgttgacaagaaatgttagccctgcgttagaggggtttggacactatgtggttgacaaactggccaaaatggacgacaaccaaagaatactagcagagcgtctgattctggaagcagtaaacaagggtactgatggcgatttggacaagaacacttgtttggtctcttcccggccaatacagcggacagagccatcaaatttcaatggttggtcacagggtcagacatcgatgcgacacaatcctcacgtttcccacttcggccagccaccccctaataactcctacacgccaatacctttacatatggcttcgcccatcaggcaccaaaattttcagccggaacaatcgtcgtatcataatttgtga